The segment TCGGGCACTTCCTGGTCAAGACCGAGCAGGACGCGCTGGACACGGTCAAGCAGTACCTGTCCTACCTGCCCTCCAACTGGCAGCAGGACGCCCCCGCGGCCGAGGCCGCGGACTCCCCGGCGAACATCGACCTCGCGGCGCTGGTCCCGGTCAGCGAGCGCCAGGCGTTCGACATGCGCCGCTTCATCAAGGGCCTGGTCGACACCGACTCGTTCTTCGAGATCCACGCGCTGTGGGCCCGGGAGCTGACCGTCGGTTTCGCCCGGCTGGACGGCAAGCCGGTCGGCATCGTGGCGAACAACCCGATGTTCAAGGGCGGCGTGCTCTTCGTAGACTCCGCCGACAAGGCCACGCGCTTCATCCAGCTCTGCGACGCGTTCAACGTGCCGCTGCTGTTCCTGTCCGACGTGCCCGGGTTCATGGTCGGCACGGCCGTGGAGAAGCAGGGCATCATCCGGCACGGCGCCAAGATGATCACCGCGGTCTCCGAGGCCACGGTCCCGAAGATGTGCGTGGTGGTCCGCAAGGCCTACGGCGCCGGCCTGTACGCCATGGCCGGCCCCGGCTTCGAGCCGGACGCCACCATCGCCCTGCCCACCGCCAAGATCGCGGTGATGGGCGCCGAGGCGGCGGTGAACGCCGTGTACGCGAACAAGATCGCGGCCATCGAGGACGACGCCGAGCGCGCGGCCTTCGTCGCCGACAAGCGGGCCGAGTACGAGACCGACATCGACTTCGTGCGCCTGGCCAGCGAGCTGGTGATCGACGACATCGTCGAGCCGGCCGACCTTCGGACTTCCCTGATCGCCCGCTACCGCGCGGCTGAGGGCAAGGACCGTTTCTTCTCCCGGCGCCGCCACGGCGTCACCCCGGTCTGAGCGGAGGACCTCCCATGGATCACCGGTTGAGTGAAGACTACGAAACCCTGCGCGCCACCGTGGAGGAGTTCGCCCACGACGTCGTCGCCCCCAAGATCGGGGCGTTCTACGAGCGCGAGGAGTTCCCCTACGAGATCGTGGCCCAGATGGGCCGCATGGGCCTGTTCGGCCTGCCCTTCCCCGAGGAGTACGGCGGCATGGGCGGCGACTACTTCGCCCTGTGCCTGGCCCTGGAGGAGCTGGCCCGCGTCGACTCCTCGGTCGCCATCACCCTGGAGGCGGGCGTCTCCCTGGGCGCCATGCCGGTCTACCGCTTCGGCACCGAGGAGCAGAAGCAGCAGTGGCTGCCCAAGCTCTGCTCCGGCGAGATGCTCGGCGCCTTCGGCCTGACCGAACCCGGCGGCGGCTCCGACGCCGGCGCCACCCGCACCACGGCGGTCCTGGAGAACGGCGAGTGGGTGATCAACGGCACGAAGTGCTTCATCACCAACTCCGGCACCGACATCACCGGCCTGATCACCGTCACGGCGGTCACCGGCACGAAGGAAAGCGGCGCCAAGGAGATCAGCACCATCATGGTCCCGGCCGGCACCCCCGGCCTGACCGTCGCGCCGAAGTACAGCAAGGTCGGCTGGAACGCCTCGGACACCCGCGAACTGTCCTTCGCGGACGTCCGCGTCCCGGAGGCGAACCTCCTGGGCGAGATCGGCCGCGGCTACGCGAACTTCCTCCGCACCCTGGACGAAGGCCGCATCGCCATCGCCGCCCTGTCCACCGGCCTGTCCCAGGGCTGCGTCGACGAATCGGTGAAGTACGCCCACGAACGCGAGGCCTTCGGCCGCCCCATCGGCGCCAACCAGGCCATCCAGTTCAAGCTGGCGGACATGCGCCTGCGCGCCCACACCTCCCGCCTGGCGTACTACGACGCCGCCAGCCGCATGCTCGCCGGCGAGCCCTTCAAGGCCGAGGCCGCGATGGCGAAGCTGTACTGCTCGGAGTCCGCGGTGACCAACGCGCGCGAGGCGACGCAGATCCACGGCGGCTACGGGTTCATGAACGAGTTCCCGGTCGCGCGCATGTGGCGGGACTCGAAGATCCTGGAGATCGGCGAGGGGACCTCTGAGGTCCAGCGCATGCTGATCGCGCGGGACATGGGGCTGCCGAACGCGTGACGTCCGGCGGCTCCGGTTCGTCCAGTTCGTCCGGGGCGGCGTCAGCAGACTGCTGACGCCGCCCCGCGGTCGTTCAGGACAGCGGGTACTGCGGCGCCAGGGCGGCGGCGATGTCGGTGGCGACCGTATCGGCGTAGTTGACGTTCGGGGTGCTGGAGGGGCCGTCGGTGGTGCTGACCGCGATGGACAGGTCCTGGGACGGCAGATAGGCCTGGATGGCGAAGTAGCCCGAGAAGGACGGGTTCTGCACGACCCAGGTGTTGATCACCTGCACGCCGAAGCCGTAGTGCGCGGCCTCGGTGTTCAGGCGGCAGATGCCCGGAGGGCACTTGCTCGCGTCACCCAGCCCCACCGTCCCCGGATTGAGCTGGAACTGGAACCACGCGGGGGAGAGCAGCTGGCCGGAGCCGATGGCCCGCGCGGAGGTGGCCAGGTCGCAGACGTTCTGGGTGAGGATCGCGCCATGGGCCGTGGTCCAGGACGGGTTCCAGAAGGTGGACTCCTCGTAGGTGCCGCGCTCTGAGGTGAACGCGTGTACGGGGTCTGGGATCGGCGGCTTGGCGTTGATGAACGTGTTGTCCAGACCCAGCGGCTCCAGGACGCGCTTCTTCAGGAGCTGGTCGAGCGGGACGCCGGTGATCTTCTCCAGGGCCTCGCCCTCGAGGACGAAGTTGGCGTGCGAGTAGCTCCAGTTGGTGCCCGGCGCGTACCAGAGGTCGTGGTGGAACGGGTAGGCGAGGACGTCGTCCTCGGTCCAGTACCTGAACGGGTGGGACTCGACCTCTTTGAGGAAGTCCGGGTCGACGACGTAGTCGTGCAGCCCCGAGCTGGAGTTGCCGAGCTGCCGCAGGGTGATCTTGTCCGCACCCTTGACCTGCAGGATCTTCGGCACATAGCGCGCGGCCGGGGCGTCGATGTCGACGACGCCCTGCTGCGCCAGCTGGAGCAGGATAGTGGCCATGTAGGCGATGCCCACGGAGCCGGTCCGGAACTGCATGTCCGTGTCGGCGGGGATGCCCGTCATCGACTCGCCCAGGGCGTTGGTCAGCAGGTTCTGCCGGCCGCGGGTGACCTTGAGGATGACGGAGTTGAGGCCGAACTTCGCCTTGTCGGCCTTGGCGATGTTCTGGATCTGGAGCCCGGCGCCGCGTGCGGGCTCCGGCGAGCTTTCACACGTGCTCCTGTTCGAGGTGCCGGCCAGGGCGGGTGCCGAGGTGGCCGGGATGAGTGCGGCGGTGACCAGGGTGGCGGCGCCCAACAGGGCCGCGGTCCGGTTCTTCCGGGATGTCCGTGACAGTGACATGTCGCCTAGTAAAGACATTGATTGAACCCCCGGGCGGGTAACACGCCGGTCGCTACGCCGAAGGCGTTTCTCGCCGCTCGCGCCGGGGGAGGCGGCTGCGTATGGATGAGATCGTTTCGGACCAGCCCCAGTCCTTCGCCTGGGGCGTGTGGAACAAGCGCCATCCGATCCTGATCAAGCAGATCCAGGACTCCTTCCCCTACCCGGCCGAGATCCGCCGGGCCCTGGACGCGCTCCTGGAGGAGACGATCTCCGGAGACATCCAGCAGCTCCCGTCCGACGCCCACGACGCCGCGCTCTGGCACCTGTGGGACCGGGGCTGGTACGGCCGGCCGTGGCTCAGCGCGCCCTTCCTCTGGGCCGAGTCGTTCTTCTATCGCAGGCTGCTGGAGGCGGTCGGCTACTTCCGGCCGGGCCCGTGGCAGGGCGTCGACCTGTTCGGCCCCGCGAAGGCGGCCGAGCTGGCCACGCCGGCCGTCGCCGCCGAGCTGGCCGCGCTGCACGACGTCGCGGGCGAGCCCATCGCCGCCCAGCGGCGCGCGCTCCTGGAGGCGTCGCTGTGGGGCAACCGGGCCGATCTCGGGTTCCGCATCACCGCGGCCGCCGAGGGTGCCACGACCGATCTGGCCGCCGATGACAGTGTGGCGCTCTGGTCGATCCTGGACGCCGCGCCGAACCCGGTCGTGCACCTGGTCGCCGACAACGCCGGGCGCGAGCTGCTGGCCGACCTGATTCTCGTCGACCAGATGCTGGCCACAGGCGCTGCCGCCCGCGTGGTGATGCATGTGAAGCCGCAGCCGTACTACGTGTCCGACGCCACCGGCGCCGACGTGGTCGCCGTCCTGCGCCGCATCGGCGAGGGCCCCGGCACCGCCGCCAAGACCGCCCAGCGGCTCTGGAACGCGCTGTCCGACGGCACGGTCGGCTTGCGCACGCACCCCTTCTGGTGCGCGCCGCTCCCGTACCGCGACCTGCCCTACGAGCTCGCCGACGACCTGTCCCGCGCGACCTTGGTCATCCTGAAGGGCGACCTCAACTACCGCCGCCTCGTCGGCGACCGTGCCTGGCCGCCCACCACGCCCTTCGCGGAGCTGACCGCCTACTTCCCGGCGCCGGTGGCGACGCTGCGCACGCTGAAGTCCGATGTCGCGGTCGGGCTCACGGCGCAGACCATCGCGAAGCTCGACGCCACCGGGACCGCGTGGCGGACCAGCGGCGAGTACGCGTTGATCCAAGTGCACAGCAAGTGAGCCCCGCCGCATCCGCGACGGGGCCCACCTCAAAACCTCAGTGTCCGGACCACATCAGTGTCAGGACGTACCTCGGTGCCAGGACGTACCTCGGGGTCAGGCGTTGGCCTTGACCTTCTGGGTCTCCTCGATCAGCACCACCAGGGCCGCGATCAGGCCGGCGACCAGGTTGCGGGAGGTCTCGTCGACCAGGTTGCCCTCGCCGTCGAAGCGCTCCCAGTTGTTGCCCACGTGGACCTCGGGCTTGGTGACGACCTTGGCGTCGAGCCAGTGGAACACGTCGCGCAGGTGGTTCTGGGCGCGGACGGTGCCGAAGCCGCTGCCGGAGGCGCCCATGACGGCGACCGGCTTGCCGGTCAGGACCGACTCGCCGTAGGGGCGGGAGGCCCAGTCCAGGGCGTTCTTCAGGACGCCGGGGATCGAGTAGTTGTACTCGGGGCTGGCGATCAGGACGCCGTCGGCGGCGGCGATCTTGGCGCGGAACTCGGCCACGTTCGCCGGGACGTCGGACTCCAGGTCCTGGTCGAAGAAGGGCAGCTGGCCGATGCCGTCGTAGATCTCGATCTCCACGCCCTCGGGGGCGAGCTGCTTGGCCGCGCGGACCAGGGCGGTGTTGGTGGACGCCTTACGGAGGGCGCCGGAGAAGGCGAGGATCTTGGTGGTCACTTCTGAGCTCCCGGGGTCTGGGGTTCTGCTGGTTCTGGGGGGTCGTGCCTGGTGTAGCCCGCCGTGGCGCGGACCGGGACGGGTCTGCGTCGGGCGTAGTCGGTAACGCTGCGTGAGCTGGTTACCTTTCGTAAGGATGAAGGTAGGCGTCGTGCTTACGGTTGTCAAGTCGCCTACGGAAGGTAAGCTAGGTCCATGGCCGACAACACCGCGACGCAGCACGAGGAGCACCTGAGCTCCTTCTGTCCGCGCTTCCACACCGCGGTGGAGATCATCGGGCGGCGCTGGTCCGGGGCGATCCTCCGGGCGATGCTCGCCGGCTCCACCCGCTACACCGACATCGCCTGCTCCGTCCCCAAGCTCTCCGACCGCCTGCTCTCCGAACGTCTGAAGGAGTTCGAACAGGTGGGCCTGGTCGAGCGCGTCGTGATCCCCGAGACCCCGGTGCGCGTGGAGTACCACCTCACCCAGAAGGGTGCCGAGCTGGAACCGGCGTTCCAGCAGCTCGCCGAGTGGGCCGAGAAGTGGATCGAGCTCCCGCCGCTGCCGGAGGGCGTGGAGTGCCAGGAGTCGTTTTTGGAGCCCGGCGAGGGACGCTAATCTGACGCTTGTCAGGCGTGATCACGGCCACGAGCCAGCGGCACGCAGCCACCGCGAAGTTGGGGGACGACGATGTCCGCAGCCGACCAGCCCGCCGCGTTCGGGGAACTCCTCTGGACGCCGACCGACGCGCAGCGTCTGGGCTCGCCGCTGCAGCGCTACCTGGACTGGCTCCCCAAGCAGGGCGTCGGGCCGTTCCCGGCCTACGCCGAAGCCTGGCAGTGGTCCGTGGACCACCCCGCGGAGTTCTGGGAAAGCCTCTGGCGCTACTTCGAGGTGCAGTCCGCGACCCCGTTCGAGGCCGTCCTCCCCGACGCCGGGATGCCCGGCGCGCGCTGGTTCCCCGGCGCTACCCTGAACTTCGCCGAGCACGTCTTCCGCGCCGCCTCCGAGGACCGTCCGGCCCTGCTGTTCGTGGAGGAGGGCGCCGAGCCTGTCGAGGTCTCCTGGGCCGAGCTGCGCCGCCAGGTGGCCGGTCTGGCCGCCACGCTGCGCTCCTGGGGCGTCGGCGTCGGCGACACCGTCGCGGCCTTCCTGCCCAACACCCCGCACGCGATCATCGCCCAGCTGGCCGTGGCCTCGCTCGGCGCGGTGTGGTCCGCCTGCGGCCCCGACTTCGGCACCCAGGGCGTCCTGGACCGCTTCGCGCAGATCGAGCCGAAGGTGTTCATCGGCGTCGACGGCTACCGCTACGGCGGCAAGCGCATCGACCGCCGCGCCGAGTGCATGGAGACCCGCGACGCGCTGCCGACGGTCGAGCACACCGTCTGGGTCGACTACCAGTTCCCGGACGGCCCGGCGTGCGCCGAGAGCATCCGCTGGGCCGAGGCGGTCGCGGGCCCGGAAGGGGCCGAGCCGGCCCTGGTCTTCGAGGCCGTGCCCTTCGACCACCCGCTGTGGATCCTGTACTCCTCGGGCACCACCGGCCTGCCCAAGGGCATCGTCCACGGCCACGGCGGCATCCTGCTGGAGCACTACAAGGCCATCGCCTTCCACATGGGCGTCCAGGAGGGCGACCGCTTCTTCTGGTACTCCTCCACCAGCTGGATGATGTGGAACGTGGTCCTGGGCTCGCTGCTGCTCGGCGCGACCGCCGTGCTCTACGACGGCAGCCCGGCCTTCCCGGACGTCAGCGGCCTGTGGCAGCTCGCGGAGAAGACCGGCGCGACGATGCTCGGCACCAGCGCCGGCTATCTGATGGCCTCGCAGAAGGCTGATCTGCACCCCGGCCGCGACCTGGACCTGTCGGCCCTGCGCGCGATCGGCTCCACCGGCTCCCCGCTGCCCCCGACGGGTTTCCGCTGGGTCTACGACGCGGTGGGCTCGGACATCTGGCTGAACTCGCTGTCCGGCGGCACCGACGTGTGCACCGCCTTCGTCGCCGGCAACCCGCTGCTGCCGGTCTACTCCGGCGAGATCCAGTGCCGCGCCCTGGGCTGCCGCGTGGAGTCCTGGGACGCCGCGGGCCACCCGCACCTCGGCGAGGTCGGCGAACTGGTCCTGACCGCGCCGACACCGTCGATGCCGGTGAAGTTCTGGAACGACCCCGACGGCCACAAGTACCACGACGCCTACTTCGACGTCTTCCCCGGCGTCTGGCGGCACGGCGACTGGTGCACCATCACCGAGCGCGGCGGCGTCATCATCCACGGCCGCTCGGACTCCACGCTGAACAAGCAGGGCGTCCGCATGGGCTCGGCGGACATCTACGAAGTCGTGGAGAAGCTCCCGGAGATCCGCGAATCACTGGTGATCGGCGTGGAACTGCCCGACGGCGGCTACTGGATGCCGCTGTTCGTGCACCTCGCGCCCGACGCGGTCCTGGACGACGACCTCAAGAAGCGCGTGGCCGCCGCGATCCGCGCCGAACTCACCCCCCGCCACGTCCCCGACGAACTCGTCGAGATCCCCGGCGTCCCCCACACCCGCACCGGCAAGCGCCTGGAGATCCCGGTGAAGCGCCTGCTGACCGGCGCCGACCCGGCGAAGGCGGTGAACCTCGGGACCGTGGACGATCCGGCGCTGATCGAGTGGTTCATCGAGTACGCGCGGCGCCGCGACTCAGAGAACTGAGTATCTGAGCGGATGTCCCCGCGGCCGAGCGGGGACATCCTTGGCAGGTGTCGATTTCCGGTGCGATCATTTATGGCGTCGCGGCCTTTGTGGGCATCGCTGTGCTGGCCCGCGCGGCCAGGCCCAAGCGGCGGCCCGTGCCGCCGCCGAGATCCACGGAGCGGCACGGCTTCCGGCGCGAGCATCCGTGGGCCACGCTCGGGATCGTTCTCGGGGCCGTCGCGGCCGTCCTGGTGTTCGTGGCCGGTGTGATCGCGTTCCACTACGCCTTGATCATCGGCGTGTGGTGGTACGCCTGCCGGGGCGGCGCGTGCTGAGTCCGCCGCCGGACCCGTGAAAGGCGCGGCGGCCGGCCAGTCAGCCTGCTACAGCCCGCCCTGCCCCGGGGGCAGCCCGAACCGGTCGGAGCGCACCGACAGTTCGGCGAACCGCGGCGCCGGCTGCGGGGACCACGGGTCCCCGGGCACCGTGCGGAAGTTGGCCCGGAACTCGACGACCAGCGCGTCGAAGACCGGGGTGCCGCTCATGGATCCGGCGGCCGCCATGCGGGAGCCGCCCCTGCTGTTCTCATACATTGTCAAACCACTGTCTTCCGGCCGACGCGCGGCGGGAACGAAGGTGTTCACCGTCCGGACCTGCTTCTGACTCAGACCACGTCGACCAGGTCGGCGATCGACTTCACGATCCGGGAGGGCCGGAAGGGGAAGCGGTCGATCTCGTCGGCCTGGGTCACGCCGGACAGCACCAGGAAGGTCTCCAGGCCCGCCTCGATGCCGCACAGCACATCGGTGTCCATGCGGTCACCGATCATCGCGGTCACTTCCGAGTGCGCCTCGATCTTGTTCAGACCCTCGCGCATCATCAGTGGGTTCGGCTTACCCACGAAGTAGGGCTCCACACCGGTGGCCTTCGTGATGAGCGCCGCGACGGCGCCGCAGGCCGGCTGCGGGCCCTCCGGGGTCGGGCCGGTGGCATCGGGGTTGGTGGCGATGAAGCGCGCGCCGCTGGACACCAGGCGGATGGCGCGGGTGATGGCGTCGATGCTGTAGGCGCGGGTCTCGCCCAGGACCACGTAGTCCGGGGACGCCTCGGACAGGGTGTATCCGACGTCGTACAACGCCGTCGTGAGCCCGGCTTCCCCTATGACGTAGGCGGTTCCGTTGGGCCGCTGGCCGTCCAGGAACTGCGCGGTGGCCAGCGCCGAGGTCCAGATGTGCTCCTCGGGCAGCGGGATGCCCAGGTTCGTCAGACGCGCCGACAGGTCGTGCGGGGTATAGATCGAGTTGTTGGTCAGGACCAGGAACGGCCGGTCCTTGCTCCGAAGCCGGCGGATGAACTCGTCCGCGCCGGGGATCATGTGTCCCTCGCGGATCAGGACGCCGTCCATGTCGGTCATCCAGCATTCGACTGGCTTGCGGTCATGCACTTCGATCTGCTCCTGGAATGGAAGGGAACATTGCGATGGTGGCGACCATCATTCCAGAAGTGAAAAGTTTTAGCGCCGGTGCGCGTGTCGCCTCGCGGCGGAAAGCTCGCCGCGGCTCCAGCCGAACGGTATTCCACGACGGCGTAAATTGAGGCCCGGGGACATCTTCTACGCACCGGCGTCCCCGAGGGTAGCACGAACGATCAGTATATTGTCCAAAGCCCCTGGTCAAACGGTTGCGCAGAGAGCCTCGGCAGCGCCTCCGGGCCGGGTGCGGACGGTCTGTGATCAACCGAACAGCGCAGAACCGTTCGCGCCCCCAGTGGATCTTCGCCGAACCTGCTTGAGGGTTCCGCGCATCCGCGGGCCGTATCAGGAGGAGTTGGACCATGAAGAGCCGTACGCTCAAGCTCACCGCGACCGCGAGCGCCACCGTGCTGCTCGCCGGCTTCGGGGCCGTCGCCGCCACGTCTGCTTCCGCCGCGACCGCGCCGGCCGCCGCCGTCACGCACACGGCCGCCGTGCCGATGGGCGCTCCGGTATCGGCTCACCACCCGGCCTGGTGGCCCTGGTGCGAGATCGACCTGCTCGGCCCGGTGCTGTGCATCAACCTTTGACGGTCCGCGCCCACGGATGACCGACGGGGCCGGACGACTTCGCAGTCGTCCGGCCCCGCCGTTGTCTCAGAACCCTGTTTTTCTCGGAACCCTGTCTTCCTCACTGCTTCCCGGCCGGCGCCGCCACGGCGCTGCCCTCGGGCAGCACGCCGGCGTCGGCCACCGCCGGCACGTCGGGGGTGACGGTCGCCGCGGTGGCCGCGGCCGCCTGCTGCGCGGCGATCACCGGGTTGATCAGCACCACCGCGTCGCTGTCCGCGGTGTCGGCGGTGGCCACCCGGGCCTCGACCATCTGCCCCGGGATCGCCGTGCCGCGCTTGAAGAAGTGCGAGTGCACGTGCTCGTCGTGGTGGACCAGACCGTCCCAGCGGCGCGCGTCGAGCGTGCGGATCAGCGGGATGTGGCGCAGTTCCAGGGTGAGCAGCGTCGCCACGGTCGCCGCGATCGACTCCTTCACCAGGCCCAGGCCGCAGGCCGCGCCGATCGCCGAGCAGGCGAAGATGCTCGCCGCGGTCGTGATGCCGTGCAGCACCTCGTGCTCCTGGACGGTCTGCCGGAAGCACAGGCCGCCGCCGATGAAGCCGATACCGGTCACCGCGCCGGCCAGGATCGTGCTCGCGCCGTTGCCGGCCAGCACGCCGATCAGCGCGGTGGCCGCGCCCAGCAGCGAGAAGGTCCGGTCGCCGGCCATCGCGCCGCGGATCTGCCGCTCGAAGCCCAGGGCGAAGGTCAGGCCCCAGGCCAGGGCGATGCGGCCGACGGCGTCCCAGTGGGTCGGGACGTGGATGTTGTCGGCCGAGGGTATGGCTGCCAGTAGGACGGCCCCCACTGAGTGCATGTCTGTGGTCCTCCCCTGATGTCCTCTGCGAATCCAACGGAACGATAGAGGTACGGGGGGCGGGGCCGGTACTCGAAGGCTGAACACCTCACGGCCGTGATCGAACAGTTATGCAACGCCGATACCCCTCTGGAAGATCACGCGCAGGGGGTACCGTATCGCCCATGGTGTCAGCGCTGGGCAACCGGCTGGCCGCCGGCCTGTGGGGCTGGCTGGCCAAGGCCGGGAAGGTGCACGCGGGCTCGCCGGCCGCCCGCCGTTTCGCCGCGTTCGGCGAGGGGTCCACTATGGCCTTCCCGCCCGGCACGGTCTTCGGGGAACGCTATATATCCGTGGGCGCGCACGTGCTCATCGGCGCCGGCGTCACCATCTCCGCCGGTTTCATCCCGGGCCTGGATCTCGGCCCGGACACCCTGGTGCGGATCGGCGACGGCGTGGTGCTCGGCAGGGGCAGCCACGTGGTCGGCCACCGCTCGATCGACATCGGCGACGACGTGTACACCGGCCCCAACGTCTACATCACCGACCAGAACCACGGCTACGACGACCCCGACGTCCCGATCGGCAAACAGTGGCCCAGCGAGGCCCCGGTGCGGATCGGGTCGGGCTGCTGGATCGGCACCAACGCGGTGATCCTGCCGGGCACGGTCCTGGGCCGCAACGTGGTCGTGGCGGCCGGCAGCGTGGTCCGCGGGGAGTTCCCGGATCACTGCGTGGTCGGCGGTGTCCCGGCCAAGATGCTGCGCCGGTATGAGGCCTCGACCGGCTGGGCCCGGGTGGATTCCCTCCAGCCCCAGACGAGGAAAGCCAGTCCGGCCAACGGATAGAGCGAACTGAGCAGCATCTGCAGCGGGTTCAGGTCCGGGGAGGGGCCGATCACCTTGTGCGGCACAGCCCAGATCAGGAACGACAGGAACACCGCGCACCACGCCGCCGCGGCCCTCGGCGCCCGCACGGCCAGCAGCATCACCGCCGGAACGGCCCACACCCAGTGGTGCGACCAGCTGATCGGCGAAATCAGCAGGCCGGTGACGGCGCAGGTGATCGCGCCGAGTGCGGTGTCCCCGCGCTTGGAGCTCTGAGCCGCCACCCACAAACCCGCTGCCAGGACGACGACCGCCGCGACGGCCCACAGCGCCTTGGGATCGTCGATGTGCGTGACCCGCGCGATCATCCCGGACAGCGACTGGTTGTCGGTGATGTAGGTCTTGCCGACCTTGCTGGTGTCCCAGACCTCGTGCAGCCAGAACTTCACCGATGCGTGGGGGAGCACGGCGAACCCGACGACCATCGTCCCGACCGCACCGGCCGCCGAGACGACGGCCTCCCGCCGCCGGCCCGCCAGCAGGAACCACAGGATGAAGACGCCCGGGGTCAGCTTGATGCCGGTCGCCAGCCCGATGCCCAGGCCCCGCGGCCACTTGCTCGCCGCCGGCCGGGTGAGGTCGAAGAGGATCAGCGCGACCAGCGCCAGGTTGATCTGGCCGTAGCGCAGCGTGGTCCACACCGGCTCGAACCACAGCCCGAGCCCGGCGATCGCGGCGACCAGGGCCCACCGCTCCGCGAAAGTCGGCCGGTCCATCCAGCCCCCGACGAGCTTCGCCGCCAGGTGCACGACCGTGACCAGCGACGCGATGTTGGCGGCGGTCACCACGACCTTCAGCACGCCGACCGGCATCCAGCTGATCGCCGCGAAGAGCATCGCCGCGAAGGGCGGGTAGGTCGCCGGCAGTTGGTTGCCGCCGGCGGTGCCGACGCTGACCCCGGCGCCATACAGGTCGTGGCCGTGCAGGACCGCCAGGCCCTCTTGCCGGTAGACGACCATGTCGATCATGGTCGGGTGCGCGAGCGTGCGGATGACCAGGTAGCCGGCCAGGCTCAGGGCGCCGAAGACGCCGAGCGGGACGGTGAGGCTGCGTCGGTTGGCAAGGCTTAGTCGGTCGGGGAGGCGCACCACCCAGGAGACCTTACGGGATCCTCCCTAGCGGATCTCCACGATCGGCAGCCGCAGCGCTCCCGGGGCCGCCTCCGGGACCGCCGGCTGCGCCGGCCGCACATAGGGAATCCGCCTATACGGTTCCCCTGCAGCGGGCCGCATGTCCGTTTCACCCTTGTTGGGCCAGAACGCGGCGGCGCGCTCGGCCATCGCTGTGATCGTCAACGACGGGTTCACGCCGAGGTTCGCCGAGACCGTGGAGCCGTCGGCGATGTACAGGCCCGGGTGGCCGAACACGCGGTGGTACGGGTCCACCACGCCGTGGTCGCGGTCCCGGCCGATGACGCAGCCGCCGATGATGTGCGCGGTCATCGGGATGTTGAACAGGTCGCCGACGGTGCCGCCGGGGATGCCGTTGATGCGGGCCGCGGTGCGGGTCACCGCCTCGTTGCCGGCCGGGATCCAGGTGGGGTTCGGCAGGCCGTGGCCCTGGCGGGTGGTGAGCTTGTTCTTGCCGAACAGGCCCCGCTTGCGGGAGACGGTCAGCGAGTTGTCGAGGGCCTGCATCACCAGCAGGATGATCGAGCGCTCCGCGAACTTGCGGCTGGGCAGCATGCGCGGAACCCAGCTCGGGTGCTTGACGCCGATGCCGAGCAGCTTGATCCAGCGCGGGGTGCGGCCCTGGCCGTCGGTCAGGCCGGTCTTCAGCAGCCCCATGGCGCCGCTGCCGCGGCCGTAGCGCACCGGCTCGATGTGGGTGTGCTCGTCGGGGTGGAAGGAGGAGGTGATGGCCACCCCTTCCGTGAAGTCGTACTGCCG is part of the Catenulispora sp. MAP5-51 genome and harbors:
- a CDS encoding acyl-CoA carboxylase subunit beta, with protein sequence MTEPGVPPHTLPHHDLPELTAEILRGGAEKYHAANEKKGKLFARERVELLVDEGSFVEDGRFANAMAGDLPADGVVTGTARIAGRPVCLMANDSTVKAGSWGARTVEKIIRIIETAYRTGVPMVYLVDSAGARITDQVDLFPGRRGAGKIFHTQVRASGSIPQVCALFGPSAAGGAYIPAFCDVVIMVEGNASMYLGSDRMVEMVTGEKTTLEAMGGARVHCAESGVGHFLVKTEQDALDTVKQYLSYLPSNWQQDAPAAEAADSPANIDLAALVPVSERQAFDMRRFIKGLVDTDSFFEIHALWARELTVGFARLDGKPVGIVANNPMFKGGVLFVDSADKATRFIQLCDAFNVPLLFLSDVPGFMVGTAVEKQGIIRHGAKMITAVSEATVPKMCVVVRKAYGAGLYAMAGPGFEPDATIALPTAKIAVMGAEAAVNAVYANKIAAIEDDAERAAFVADKRAEYETDIDFVRLASELVIDDIVEPADLRTSLIARYRAAEGKDRFFSRRRHGVTPV
- a CDS encoding acyl-CoA dehydrogenase family protein, with amino-acid sequence MDHRLSEDYETLRATVEEFAHDVVAPKIGAFYEREEFPYEIVAQMGRMGLFGLPFPEEYGGMGGDYFALCLALEELARVDSSVAITLEAGVSLGAMPVYRFGTEEQKQQWLPKLCSGEMLGAFGLTEPGGGSDAGATRTTAVLENGEWVINGTKCFITNSGTDITGLITVTAVTGTKESGAKEISTIMVPAGTPGLTVAPKYSKVGWNASDTRELSFADVRVPEANLLGEIGRGYANFLRTLDEGRIAIAALSTGLSQGCVDESVKYAHEREAFGRPIGANQAIQFKLADMRLRAHTSRLAYYDAASRMLAGEPFKAEAAMAKLYCSESAVTNAREATQIHGGYGFMNEFPVARMWRDSKILEIGEGTSEVQRMLIARDMGLPNA
- a CDS encoding serine hydrolase domain-containing protein encodes the protein MSLSRTSRKNRTAALLGAATLVTAALIPATSAPALAGTSNRSTCESSPEPARGAGLQIQNIAKADKAKFGLNSVILKVTRGRQNLLTNALGESMTGIPADTDMQFRTGSVGIAYMATILLQLAQQGVVDIDAPAARYVPKILQVKGADKITLRQLGNSSSGLHDYVVDPDFLKEVESHPFRYWTEDDVLAYPFHHDLWYAPGTNWSYSHANFVLEGEALEKITGVPLDQLLKKRVLEPLGLDNTFINAKPPIPDPVHAFTSERGTYEESTFWNPSWTTAHGAILTQNVCDLATSARAIGSGQLLSPAWFQFQLNPGTVGLGDASKCPPGICRLNTEAAHYGFGVQVINTWVVQNPSFSGYFAIQAYLPSQDLSIAVSTTDGPSSTPNVNYADTVATDIAAALAPQYPLS
- a CDS encoding damage-control phosphatase ARMT1 family protein, encoding MDEIVSDQPQSFAWGVWNKRHPILIKQIQDSFPYPAEIRRALDALLEETISGDIQQLPSDAHDAALWHLWDRGWYGRPWLSAPFLWAESFFYRRLLEAVGYFRPGPWQGVDLFGPAKAAELATPAVAAELAALHDVAGEPIAAQRRALLEASLWGNRADLGFRITAAAEGATTDLAADDSVALWSILDAAPNPVVHLVADNAGRELLADLILVDQMLATGAAARVVMHVKPQPYYVSDATGADVVAVLRRIGEGPGTAAKTAQRLWNALSDGTVGLRTHPFWCAPLPYRDLPYELADDLSRATLVILKGDLNYRRLVGDRAWPPTTPFAELTAYFPAPVATLRTLKSDVAVGLTAQTIAKLDATGTAWRTSGEYALIQVHSK
- a CDS encoding NADPH-dependent FMN reductase, with translation MTTKILAFSGALRKASTNTALVRAAKQLAPEGVEIEIYDGIGQLPFFDQDLESDVPANVAEFRAKIAAADGVLIASPEYNYSIPGVLKNALDWASRPYGESVLTGKPVAVMGASGSGFGTVRAQNHLRDVFHWLDAKVVTKPEVHVGNNWERFDGEGNLVDETSRNLVAGLIAALVVLIEETQKVKANA
- a CDS encoding winged helix-turn-helix transcriptional regulator, whose amino-acid sequence is MADNTATQHEEHLSSFCPRFHTAVEIIGRRWSGAILRAMLAGSTRYTDIACSVPKLSDRLLSERLKEFEQVGLVERVVIPETPVRVEYHLTQKGAELEPAFQQLAEWAEKWIELPPLPEGVECQESFLEPGEGR